A single Sphingomonas kaistensis DNA region contains:
- the nuoF gene encoding NADH-quinone oxidoreductase subunit NuoF, whose translation MGYTGPLSDKDRIFTNVYGFQSPDLKASQARGDWDNTKALMAVGPDAIIDAVKASGLRGRGGAGFPTGMKWSFMPKEPKPGKPNFLVINADESEPGSCKDREIIRHDPHKLIEGALIASFAMRARACYIYIRGEYIREAQALEKAIAEAYAAGLVGKNAAGSGYDFDIFCHRGAGAYICGEETAMLESLEGKMGRPRLKPPFPAGAGLYGCPTTVNNVESIAVVPTILRRGASWFAGFGREKNEGTKLFQISGHVNKPAVVEESMSISFRELIDRHCGGIHGGWDNLLAVIPGGSSVPLVPAAEIIDAPMDFDGLKAVGSGLGTAAVIVMDKSTDIVRAISRISYFYKHESCGQCTPCREGTGWMWRIMERLREGDGSPELIDKLYDVTKQVEGHTICALGDAAAWPIQGLIKHFRPELERRMTERNGGAMLEAAE comes from the coding sequence ATGGGCTACACAGGACCGCTGTCCGACAAGGACCGCATCTTCACCAACGTCTACGGCTTTCAGTCGCCCGATCTGAAGGCGTCGCAGGCGCGCGGCGACTGGGACAATACCAAGGCGCTGATGGCCGTCGGCCCCGACGCGATCATCGACGCGGTCAAGGCGTCGGGCCTGCGCGGGCGCGGCGGGGCGGGCTTCCCGACCGGCATGAAGTGGAGCTTCATGCCCAAGGAGCCCAAGCCCGGCAAACCCAACTTCCTGGTGATCAATGCCGACGAATCCGAGCCCGGGTCGTGCAAGGACCGCGAGATCATCCGTCACGATCCGCACAAGCTGATCGAAGGCGCGTTGATCGCCAGCTTCGCGATGCGTGCGCGGGCCTGCTACATCTACATCCGCGGCGAATACATCCGTGAGGCGCAGGCGCTCGAGAAGGCCATCGCCGAGGCCTATGCTGCGGGTCTGGTCGGCAAGAATGCAGCCGGGTCGGGCTACGACTTCGACATCTTCTGCCATCGCGGTGCCGGCGCCTACATCTGCGGCGAAGAGACCGCGATGCTGGAAAGCCTCGAAGGCAAGATGGGCCGTCCGCGTCTCAAGCCGCCGTTCCCGGCCGGTGCGGGGCTCTACGGCTGCCCGACCACGGTCAACAACGTCGAATCGATCGCGGTGGTCCCGACCATTTTGCGCCGCGGCGCCAGCTGGTTCGCCGGCTTCGGGCGCGAGAAGAACGAGGGCACCAAGCTCTTCCAGATCAGCGGCCATGTGAACAAGCCGGCGGTAGTCGAGGAGAGCATGAGCATCTCCTTCCGCGAGCTGATCGATCGCCATTGCGGCGGTATCCATGGCGGGTGGGACAATCTGCTCGCGGTGATCCCGGGTGGAAGCTCGGTACCGCTGGTGCCGGCGGCCGAGATCATAGACGCGCCAATGGACTTCGATGGCCTGAAGGCGGTCGGCTCCGGACTTGGCACCGCAGCGGTCATCGTCATGGACAAGTCGACCGACATCGTCCGCGCGATCAGCCGCATCAGCTATTTCTACAAGCATGAGAGCTGCGGCCAGTGCACCCCGTGCCGCGAAGGCACCGGTTGGATGTGGCGGATCATGGAGCGGCTGCGTGAAGGCGACGGCAGCCCCGAGCTGATCGACAAGCTCTACGACGTTACCAAGCAGGTCGAAGGCCACACCATCTGCGCGCTCGGCGACGCGGCGGCGTGGCCGATCCAGGGCCTGATCAAACATTTCCGCCCCGAGCTTGAGCGCCGCATGACGGAGCGCAACGGCGGGGCGATGCTCGAGGCTGCCGAATAA
- a CDS encoding NAD(P)H-dependent oxidoreductase subunit E — protein sequence MAERHFAPDVPELRERWSAFAWDKAHAPEAARALAKYPEGRKASAVIPLLDLAQRQVGAETGTQGWLPIPVIEFVAAECGLPPIRAMEVASFYTMFNLVPVGKFHVQVCGTTPCMLRGSDDVLKACYAKGMKKGGTSPDGLFTLTEVECLGACANAPMVQINDDNFEDLTEESMTRVLDALTAGKPVKAGSQIGRQTSCPEGGPTSLKKMTERNYDYRPMWAEAGEGA from the coding sequence ATGGCCGAGCGTCATTTCGCCCCCGATGTCCCCGAACTGCGCGAGCGCTGGAGCGCTTTCGCGTGGGACAAGGCGCATGCGCCCGAGGCTGCGCGTGCGCTTGCCAAATATCCGGAAGGCCGCAAGGCCTCGGCCGTGATCCCCTTGCTCGATCTTGCCCAGCGGCAGGTCGGCGCCGAGACCGGCACGCAAGGCTGGCTGCCGATCCCGGTGATCGAATTCGTCGCTGCAGAATGTGGGCTTCCCCCAATCCGCGCGATGGAGGTCGCCAGCTTCTACACCATGTTCAATCTGGTGCCGGTGGGCAAATTCCACGTCCAGGTGTGCGGCACCACGCCGTGCATGCTGCGCGGGTCCGACGACGTGCTCAAGGCTTGCTATGCCAAAGGCATGAAGAAGGGCGGGACCTCGCCCGATGGCCTGTTCACCCTGACCGAGGTCGAGTGCCTGGGCGCCTGCGCCAACGCACCGATGGTCCAGATCAACGACGACAATTTCGAGGATCTGACCGAAGAGAGCATGACCAGGGTGCTCGACGCGCTGACGGCCGGCAAGCCGGTCAAAGCGGGCTCTCAGATCGGGCGGCAGACCAGCTGCCCCGAGGGCGGCCCGACCAGCCTCAAGAAGATGACCGAGCGCAATTACGACTATCGCCCGATGTGGGCGGAAGCGGGCGAGGGCGCCTGA